From Eleftheria terrae, the proteins below share one genomic window:
- a CDS encoding methyl-accepting chemotaxis protein — protein sequence MLRRLSIQTRLTLSFALMALLVVVLGAAAWYTSRLQNQSINRYNEHVVLGMKAADMSYVAMLQSRRYEKDLLLSIGDASKAADYLAKWKQEQQQLKQWLADLNARVSDPKTVEAGRQIAADFSAYGEAALPVLEKVAAGQFTSAAEANAALATAKARMYKGEVALAETLKSVDGYITLVTNKLNGLYGLITTAVVVLLAASVALVLLLGWRVSRSIVGPIVSATEFAERVGGGDLTVVIDSQGQDEAARLQHGLAQMRDALQAMVSKVRTAADGIATASTEIAHGNQDLSVRTEQTASNLQQAASSMEQLTGTVKQSADAARQANQLASSASSVAARGGEVVSQVVTTMDEINVASKKISDIIGVIDGIAFQTNILALNAAVEAARAGEQGRGFAVVAGEVRSLAQRSAQAAKEIKSLITASTEKVESGSRLVEDAGATMSEIVASVQRVSDIIGEITAAAAEQSSGIGQVNGSVTQLDHMTQQNAALVEESAAAAESLKEQALRLGEVVGAFKLSDAARPVQAAAAPVRATPLPAAPAAAPQATLRPAASSPARAAAPAPAAVKTPAPALPASPAKPAAASKPAATPAKAAPAQPAPPAPAAAPAPVDDDDWTSF from the coding sequence ATGCTCCGACGCCTGTCCATCCAAACCCGGCTGACGCTGTCCTTTGCGTTGATGGCCCTGCTCGTGGTGGTGCTCGGCGCCGCCGCCTGGTACACCTCCCGCCTGCAGAACCAGTCGATCAACCGCTACAACGAGCATGTCGTGCTCGGCATGAAAGCCGCCGACATGAGCTATGTGGCCATGCTGCAGAGCCGCCGCTACGAGAAGGACCTGCTGTTGTCCATCGGCGACGCCAGCAAGGCCGCCGACTACCTGGCCAAGTGGAAGCAGGAGCAGCAGCAGCTCAAGCAATGGCTGGCCGACCTGAACGCGCGCGTCTCCGACCCGAAAACCGTCGAGGCCGGCCGGCAGATCGCCGCCGACTTCTCCGCCTACGGTGAAGCCGCGCTGCCGGTGCTGGAGAAGGTCGCCGCCGGCCAGTTCACCTCGGCCGCCGAGGCGAATGCCGCGCTGGCCACGGCCAAGGCCCGCATGTACAAGGGCGAGGTCGCCCTCGCCGAAACACTCAAGTCGGTGGACGGCTACATCACCCTGGTCACCAACAAGCTCAACGGCCTCTACGGGCTGATCACCACGGCCGTGGTGGTGCTGCTGGCCGCCTCGGTGGCGCTGGTGCTGCTGCTGGGCTGGCGTGTCAGCCGCTCCATCGTGGGGCCGATCGTCAGTGCCACCGAGTTCGCCGAGCGCGTCGGCGGTGGCGACCTGACCGTCGTCATCGACAGCCAGGGCCAGGACGAAGCCGCCCGGCTGCAGCACGGCCTGGCGCAGATGCGCGACGCGCTGCAGGCCATGGTGTCCAAGGTCCGCACTGCCGCCGATGGCATTGCCACCGCGTCCACCGAGATCGCCCACGGCAACCAGGACCTGAGCGTGCGCACCGAGCAGACCGCATCCAACCTGCAGCAGGCCGCATCCTCGATGGAGCAGCTCACCGGCACCGTCAAGCAGTCGGCCGACGCCGCCCGCCAGGCCAACCAGCTGGCCTCCTCCGCCTCCTCGGTGGCGGCCCGGGGCGGCGAGGTGGTGTCGCAGGTGGTCACCACGATGGACGAGATCAATGTCGCCTCGAAGAAGATCTCCGACATCATCGGCGTGATCGACGGCATCGCCTTCCAGACCAACATCCTGGCGCTCAACGCCGCGGTGGAAGCGGCCCGTGCGGGCGAGCAGGGCCGCGGCTTCGCGGTGGTGGCTGGCGAGGTGCGCAGCCTGGCGCAGCGCTCCGCCCAGGCCGCCAAGGAGATCAAGAGCCTGATCACCGCCAGCACCGAGAAGGTCGAGTCCGGCTCGCGGCTGGTGGAGGATGCCGGCGCCACCATGAGCGAGATCGTCGCCTCGGTGCAGCGGGTCAGCGACATCATCGGCGAGATCACCGCTGCCGCAGCGGAGCAGAGCTCCGGCATCGGCCAGGTCAATGGCTCGGTGACCCAGCTCGACCACATGACGCAGCAGAACGCCGCGCTGGTCGAGGAATCGGCCGCAGCCGCCGAATCGCTGAAGGAACAGGCCCTGCGCCTGGGTGAAGTGGTCGGCGCCTTCAAGCTGAGCGACGCGGCCCGCCCGGTGCAGGCCGCGGCCGCGCCTGTCCGTGCGACGCCCCTGCCCGCAGCGCCGGCCGCGGCACCGCAAGCCACCCTCCGCCCGGCGGCCTCCAGCCCGGCACGCGCCGCGGCACCCGCACCGGCAGCCGTCAAGACACCCGCACCGGCGCTGCCGGCGTCCCCCGCCAAGCCGGCGGCAGCCAGCAAGCCGGCCGCCACGCCGGCCAAGGCAGCTCCGGCCCAGCCCGCCCCGCCGGCGCCGGCCGCCGCGCCGGCACCGGTGGATGACGACGACTGGACCAGCTTCTGA
- a CDS encoding methyl-accepting chemotaxis protein: MSLIARFDRTRIPTRLAVALGLLMALMVIINGYSVKKLFDTTAVLERLSSREWRLMQVASEWKALVELNVFRVATHSRLGTGDYPDQLMKDYATASVQIEKLQKVVESTIDSEPVLQQFKQVDELRKTVTALQPRIKDMRDQGDYVALEGLLNGEFEKARVTYVQGIEKLQALALQSASAASAQAQADTRAAAIITVVLAAASLAFAAVFGWWMSRSISRPIRGVVEQARAIAAGDLSHALEVNTGGEAGELQQALVDMQESLRSMVSQVRTATDSITTASTEIASGNHDLSARTEQAASNLQQTASSMEQLTGTVNHSAESAQQASALAHSATSAAQHGGEVVSRVVSTMDEITAASRKIADIIGVIDAIAFQTNILALNAAVESARAGEHGRGFAVVAAEVRTLAQRSAQAAKEIKTLINTSVEKVEGGTRLVADAGSSMGEIVSAVQRVTDMIGDIASSSREQSSGIGQVNTAVTQLDHMTQQNAALVEQSAAAAESLKDQAQRLASLVSQFRLGSMAGAAA; encoded by the coding sequence ATGAGCCTCATCGCCCGTTTCGACCGAACCCGCATTCCTACCCGCCTGGCAGTCGCGCTCGGGCTCCTGATGGCCCTGATGGTCATCATCAACGGCTACAGCGTGAAGAAGCTGTTCGACACCACGGCCGTGCTGGAGCGGCTGTCCAGCCGTGAATGGCGGCTGATGCAGGTTGCCAGCGAGTGGAAGGCGCTGGTGGAGCTGAATGTCTTTCGGGTTGCGACCCATTCGCGGCTCGGTACCGGCGACTATCCGGACCAGTTGATGAAGGACTATGCCACCGCCTCGGTGCAGATCGAGAAGCTGCAGAAGGTGGTCGAGTCCACCATCGACAGCGAGCCGGTGCTGCAGCAGTTCAAGCAGGTCGACGAGCTGCGCAAGACGGTGACGGCGCTGCAGCCCCGCATCAAGGACATGCGTGACCAGGGCGACTACGTGGCCCTCGAAGGCCTGCTCAACGGCGAGTTCGAGAAGGCCCGCGTCACCTACGTGCAAGGCATCGAGAAGCTGCAGGCACTGGCGCTGCAGAGCGCCAGCGCCGCCTCCGCCCAGGCGCAAGCCGATACCCGTGCGGCAGCGATCATCACCGTGGTACTCGCCGCGGCGAGCCTTGCTTTCGCGGCGGTGTTCGGCTGGTGGATGAGCCGCTCCATCTCGCGCCCCATCCGCGGCGTGGTGGAACAGGCCCGCGCCATCGCGGCCGGCGACCTCTCGCACGCGCTGGAGGTCAACACCGGCGGCGAAGCCGGCGAGCTGCAGCAGGCGCTGGTGGACATGCAGGAGTCGCTGCGCAGCATGGTCAGCCAGGTACGCACCGCGACCGACAGCATCACCACCGCCAGCACCGAGATCGCCAGCGGCAACCACGACCTGTCGGCCCGCACCGAGCAGGCCGCCAGCAACCTGCAGCAGACCGCCTCCTCGATGGAGCAGCTCACCGGCACCGTGAACCACAGTGCCGAAAGCGCGCAGCAGGCTTCGGCGCTGGCGCATTCGGCGACCTCGGCGGCGCAACACGGTGGCGAGGTGGTGTCCCGCGTGGTATCCACCATGGACGAGATCACCGCCGCCTCACGCAAGATCGCCGACATCATCGGTGTCATCGACGCGATCGCCTTCCAGACCAACATTCTGGCGCTGAACGCGGCGGTCGAATCGGCTCGCGCCGGCGAGCATGGCCGCGGCTTTGCCGTCGTGGCGGCCGAGGTGCGCACGCTGGCGCAGCGCTCGGCGCAGGCAGCCAAGGAGATCAAGACGCTGATCAACACCTCGGTCGAGAAGGTCGAGGGCGGCACCCGGCTGGTGGCCGACGCCGGCAGCTCGATGGGCGAGATCGTTTCCGCCGTGCAGCGCGTGACGGACATGATCGGCGACATCGCCTCCTCCTCGCGCGAGCAGAGCTCGGGCATCGGCCAGGTCAACACCGCCGTGACCCAGCTCGACCACATGACGCAGCAGAACGCGGCACTGGTCGAGCAGTCCGCCGCCGCGGCGGAGAGCCTGAAGGACCAGGCGCAGCGCCTCGCTTCGCTGGTCTCCCAGTTCCGCCTCGGCTCGATGGCTGGCGCGGCAGCCTGA
- a CDS encoding chemotaxis protein CheW, with translation MGAIEGFTETATRPREYLTFRLGQEEYGIDILKVQEIRSYEPPTRIANAPSHVKGVVNLRGVIVPIVDLRLRLNTANCEYSAFTVVIVLHVANRVVGAVVDGVSDVLEIAPDNVRAAPEIGSAVDAGCITGLAQVGERMLILLDIEQLMTDPAMGLTD, from the coding sequence ATGGGCGCTATCGAAGGCTTCACCGAAACGGCCACCCGGCCTCGCGAGTACCTCACCTTCCGGCTGGGCCAGGAAGAGTACGGCATCGACATCCTCAAGGTCCAGGAGATCCGCTCCTACGAGCCGCCGACGCGCATTGCCAATGCGCCGTCCCACGTCAAGGGCGTGGTGAACCTGCGCGGCGTCATCGTCCCCATCGTCGACCTGCGGCTGCGGCTGAACACCGCCAACTGCGAGTACAGCGCCTTCACCGTGGTGATCGTGCTGCACGTGGCCAACCGGGTGGTCGGCGCGGTGGTGGACGGCGTGAGCGACGTGCTGGAGATCGCGCCCGACAACGTGCGTGCCGCGCCGGAGATCGGATCGGCCGTGGACGCAGGCTGCATCACCGGGCTGGCCCAGGTCGGCGAGCGCATGCTGATCCTGCTGGACATCGAGCAGCTGATGACCGACCCCGCCATGGGCCTGACCGACTGA
- a CDS encoding methyl-accepting chemotaxis protein: protein MQLMTLMRLFTIRTRMIGAIAVVLVLLAMVGGAGLLGMYRLQALSNEFIQTAVLKGQSISSLRESMGMVRRHEKDMIINYENPEAVRTAKGAWGKSLADALSQVQKKLQSAEGEEAAAARALEQHLQDYQQRFGNIASQLEATAYDSATTVNKIAGAAYAAYDNAEKQLAMLETAVHRQGQAAQQGNRDAMQGTIVLFGVAVAFATIVVVPLTLLNMHSICKPIGQAQALAHAIAGGDLTRAVQLEGRDEASHLLEALVQMQSALRAIVQKVHLSSENISTASSEIASGNQDLSARTEQTASNLQHTAASMVQLTGTVKQSADAARQANQMAASASEVAAKGGSVVSEVVATMDEINTSSKRIADIIGVIDGIAFQTNILALNAAVEAARAGEQGRGFAVVAGEVRSLAQRSAQAAKEIKSLIGASVEKVESGSKLVQTAGSTMHEIVGSVQRVTDIIAEITAAAGEQNDGIGQVNQAVSHLDEMTQQNAALVEQSAAAAESLKEQAGRLSEVVRAFKLEASTARI from the coding sequence ATGCAACTCATGACTCTCATGCGCCTGTTCACCATCCGGACCCGGATGATCGGCGCCATCGCGGTGGTGCTGGTGCTGCTGGCCATGGTCGGCGGCGCGGGCCTGCTGGGCATGTACCGGCTGCAGGCCTTGAGCAACGAGTTCATCCAGACCGCCGTGCTCAAGGGCCAGTCCATCAGCTCGCTGCGCGAGTCGATGGGCATGGTGCGCCGGCACGAGAAGGACATGATCATCAACTATGAGAACCCGGAGGCGGTGCGCACCGCCAAGGGAGCATGGGGAAAAAGCCTGGCCGACGCGCTGTCGCAGGTGCAGAAGAAGCTGCAGTCGGCCGAAGGCGAGGAAGCCGCGGCCGCGCGCGCGCTGGAGCAGCACCTGCAGGACTACCAGCAGCGTTTCGGCAACATCGCGTCGCAGCTCGAAGCCACCGCCTATGACTCGGCCACCACGGTGAACAAGATCGCCGGCGCCGCCTATGCGGCCTACGACAACGCCGAGAAGCAGCTCGCGATGCTCGAGACCGCGGTGCACCGCCAGGGCCAGGCCGCCCAGCAAGGCAACCGCGATGCGATGCAGGGCACCATCGTGCTGTTCGGCGTCGCGGTGGCCTTCGCCACCATCGTGGTGGTGCCACTGACCCTGCTCAACATGCACAGCATCTGCAAGCCCATCGGGCAGGCCCAGGCGCTGGCGCATGCCATTGCGGGCGGCGACCTGACCCGCGCGGTGCAGCTGGAAGGCCGGGACGAAGCGTCCCACCTGCTGGAGGCGCTGGTGCAGATGCAGTCGGCCCTGAGGGCCATCGTCCAGAAAGTGCACCTGTCGAGCGAGAACATCAGCACCGCCTCCAGCGAGATCGCCAGCGGCAACCAGGACCTGAGCGCACGCACCGAGCAGACCGCGTCGAACCTGCAGCACACCGCGGCCTCGATGGTGCAGCTCACCGGCACCGTGAAGCAGTCAGCCGATGCCGCCCGCCAGGCCAACCAGATGGCCGCCTCGGCCAGTGAAGTGGCGGCCAAGGGCGGCAGCGTGGTGTCCGAGGTGGTGGCGACGATGGACGAGATCAACACCTCGTCCAAGCGGATCGCCGACATCATCGGCGTGATCGACGGCATCGCCTTCCAGACCAACATCCTCGCGCTCAACGCCGCGGTGGAAGCCGCCCGCGCCGGTGAACAAGGCCGCGGCTTCGCGGTGGTGGCCGGCGAGGTGCGCAGCCTGGCGCAGCGCTCGGCGCAAGCCGCCAAGGAGATCAAGAGCCTGATCGGCGCCAGCGTCGAGAAGGTCGAATCCGGCTCCAAGTTGGTGCAGACGGCGGGCAGCACGATGCACGAAATCGTCGGATCGGTGCAGCGCGTGACCGACATCATTGCCGAGATCACGGCCGCTGCCGGCGAACAGAACGACGGCATCGGTCAGGTGAACCAGGCGGTCTCGCACCTCGACGAGATGACACAGCAGAACGCCGCGCTGGTGGAGCAATCCGCCGCAGCCGCAGAAAGCCTCAAGGAGCAGGCCGGCCGTCTCTCCGAAGTGGTGCGGGCCTTCAAGCTGGAAGCCAGCACCGCCCGGATCTAG
- a CDS encoding methyl-accepting chemotaxis protein codes for MKSLAHASIRTRLYFSTIFALVVLTAIGATGYLALGSTRSTLEALLEGQVRSMAQAEELRATLERARRIEKEMIISFNNTVEVGTLRQTWKATLDEARKALGVMAEGLKGQPESAQATQAADALLKYEQAIAPIAEQLERAQIDGAAAGAYADQAKEHVAAADAQMTQLATALREQMRVARERLDSRTGLLLTILAGAIAAALLVLIPLTFFTVRGITRSLVQAGELAARIARGDLSQEVHTEQRDEIGELVRSMGRMQESLRALVGEVRSASDHITTASTEIATGNQDLSARTEAAASNLQQTASSMEQLTATVRQSAESARQANQLAASASGVASRGGQVVSEVVVTMDDISAASRKIADITGVIDAIAFQTNILALNAAVEAARAGEQGRGFAVVAGEVRTLAQRSAQAAKEIKGLITASTEKVDSGARLVQTAGTTMSEIVASVQRVSDIIGEVTAAAAEQSLGIGQVNTAVNQLDQMTQQNAALVEESAAAAESLKDQAHKLSGVVSAFRLAAQEEAASAAVAAPVAAPQAAAHRPLAPAAKAPKVAKAGFEPRTTPPMPTHTAATASVATPAAVAVASASDAEADWETF; via the coding sequence ATAAAAAGCTTGGCACACGCCTCGATTCGCACTCGGCTCTACTTCAGCACGATCTTCGCGCTGGTGGTGCTCACCGCCATTGGCGCCACCGGGTACCTGGCGCTGGGCAGCACCCGCTCGACGCTGGAGGCCCTGCTGGAGGGGCAGGTCCGCTCCATGGCCCAGGCCGAGGAGCTGCGGGCCACGCTGGAGCGGGCCAGGCGCATCGAGAAAGAGATGATCATCAGCTTCAACAACACGGTTGAAGTGGGCACCCTGCGCCAGACCTGGAAAGCCACCCTGGACGAAGCGCGCAAGGCGCTCGGCGTGATGGCCGAGGGCCTCAAGGGGCAGCCGGAATCGGCCCAGGCCACGCAGGCGGCCGACGCGCTGCTGAAGTACGAACAGGCCATCGCCCCCATTGCCGAGCAGCTGGAGCGGGCCCAGATCGACGGTGCGGCAGCAGGCGCCTATGCCGACCAGGCCAAGGAGCACGTGGCCGCCGCCGACGCCCAGATGACCCAGCTGGCCACCGCGCTGCGCGAGCAGATGCGGGTGGCCCGCGAGCGGCTGGACAGCCGCACCGGCCTGCTGCTGACCATCCTTGCCGGCGCCATCGCGGCGGCGCTGCTGGTGCTCATTCCGCTCACCTTCTTCACCGTGCGCGGCATCACGCGCTCACTGGTGCAGGCCGGCGAGCTTGCCGCGCGCATCGCCCGCGGCGACCTGTCGCAGGAAGTGCACACCGAACAGCGCGACGAGATCGGCGAGCTGGTGCGCTCGATGGGCCGCATGCAGGAATCGTTGCGGGCCCTGGTGGGGGAGGTGCGCAGCGCCAGCGACCACATCACCACCGCCTCCACCGAGATCGCCACTGGCAACCAGGACCTGAGCGCCCGCACCGAAGCGGCCGCCTCCAACCTGCAGCAGACCGCCTCTTCGATGGAGCAGCTCACCGCCACCGTCCGGCAATCGGCCGAGTCGGCCCGCCAGGCGAACCAGCTGGCCGCTTCGGCCTCGGGCGTCGCCTCGCGCGGCGGGCAGGTGGTGAGCGAGGTGGTGGTGACGATGGACGACATCAGCGCGGCGTCGAGGAAGATCGCCGACATCACCGGTGTCATCGATGCCATTGCGTTCCAGACCAACATCCTGGCGCTGAACGCGGCCGTCGAGGCTGCCCGCGCTGGCGAGCAGGGCCGCGGCTTTGCGGTGGTGGCGGGCGAGGTGCGCACCCTGGCCCAACGCTCGGCACAGGCGGCCAAGGAAATCAAGGGGCTCATCACGGCCAGCACCGAGAAGGTCGACAGCGGCGCCCGCCTGGTGCAGACCGCCGGCACGACGATGAGCGAGATCGTCGCCTCGGTACAGCGCGTCAGCGACATCATCGGCGAGGTGACGGCCGCGGCGGCCGAGCAGAGCCTGGGCATCGGGCAGGTCAACACCGCCGTCAACCAGCTCGACCAGATGACACAGCAGAACGCGGCCCTGGTGGAAGAATCTGCAGCCGCCGCCGAATCGCTGAAGGACCAGGCCCACAAGCTCTCCGGCGTGGTGAGCGCCTTCCGCCTGGCGGCGCAAGAAGAAGCGGCCTCGGCGGCGGTCGCCGCACCGGTGGCCGCGCCCCAGGCGGCCGCACACCGGCCGCTGGCGCCAGCAGCGAAGGCACCGAAGGTGGCGAAGGCAGGCTTCGAGCCGCGCACCACGCCGCCCATGCCGACCCACACCGCCGCGACGGCGTCCGTGGCGACTCCCGCAGCGGTGGCTGTCGCCTCGGCCAGCGATGCCGAGGCCGATTGGGAAACCTTCTGA
- a CDS encoding CheR family methyltransferase — translation MPAPPVVGDRNAEFSFDKADFERVRQLIYQRAGISLHAGKQAMVYSRLSRRLRDTGHRSFADYLQWLERANGAQGEAEWQEFVNCLTTNLTAFFREDHHFHLLAEELRKHGSSKPLRIWCNAASTGEEPYSLAMTVADTLGPRAPVRILASDIDTKVLATASRGVYADDSRGLSPELLKRHFLRGTGRNAGSIRIKPELAAMIDFRSFNLMNSSWSLGDAFDIVFCRNVMIYFDAETQRRVLERIHGVMKPQGLLFVGHSENFTDSRDLFQLRGKTVYQRV, via the coding sequence ATGCCCGCCCCGCCCGTGGTGGGCGACCGCAACGCCGAGTTCAGCTTCGACAAGGCCGACTTCGAGCGAGTGCGCCAGCTGATCTACCAGCGTGCCGGCATCAGCCTGCATGCCGGCAAGCAGGCCATGGTCTACAGCCGCCTGTCCAGGCGGCTGCGCGACACCGGCCACCGCTCCTTCGCCGACTACCTGCAGTGGCTGGAGCGTGCCAACGGTGCACAGGGCGAGGCTGAATGGCAGGAGTTCGTCAACTGCCTGACCACCAACCTGACGGCCTTCTTCCGGGAAGACCACCACTTCCACCTGCTGGCCGAGGAGCTGCGCAAGCACGGCAGCAGCAAGCCCCTGCGCATCTGGTGCAACGCCGCCTCCACCGGCGAAGAACCCTATTCGCTCGCGATGACGGTGGCCGACACGCTGGGGCCGCGCGCGCCGGTGCGCATCCTGGCCAGCGACATCGACACCAAGGTGCTCGCCACTGCCAGCCGCGGCGTGTATGCCGACGACTCGCGGGGCCTGTCACCGGAGCTGCTCAAGCGCCACTTCCTGCGTGGCACCGGACGCAATGCCGGCTCCATCCGCATCAAGCCGGAGCTGGCCGCGATGATCGACTTCCGCAGCTTCAACCTGATGAACAGCAGCTGGTCGCTGGGCGACGCCTTCGACATCGTCTTCTGCCGCAACGTGATGATCTATTTCGATGCCGAGACCCAGCGTCGTGTGCTCGAACGCATCCACGGCGTGATGAAACCCCAAGGGCTGTTGTTCGTCGGCCACTCCGAGAACTTCACCGATTCCCGAGACCTGTTCCAGCTGCGCGGCAAGACGGTCTACCAGCGAGTGTGA
- the cheD gene encoding chemoreceptor glutamine deamidase CheD: MADSSPTRSPAFSGNAGAPSTTRLEKLKAQSRKPGEASFFFYDAHFKTDAVKVLPGEYFVHDQDLVILTTLGSCIAACLWDRNARIGGMNHFMLPDGGGAQDCGRYGSYAMELLINELMKRGAMRTSLEAKVFGGGQVISGMNTLNVGQRNTEFVMNYLKTEHIPVISKDVLEIYPRKVCFFPHSGKAMVKRLAPTNPDALVAQDRVASQRIVPPSSGAGSIDLF, encoded by the coding sequence ATGGCCGACAGCTCACCCACGAGATCCCCCGCCTTCAGCGGCAACGCCGGCGCCCCGTCCACCACCCGCCTGGAGAAGCTCAAGGCCCAGTCCCGCAAGCCCGGCGAGGCCTCGTTCTTCTTCTACGACGCGCACTTCAAGACCGACGCGGTCAAGGTGCTGCCGGGCGAGTACTTTGTGCATGACCAGGACCTGGTCATCCTGACGACGCTGGGCTCCTGCATCGCCGCCTGCCTGTGGGACCGCAACGCCCGCATCGGCGGCATGAACCACTTCATGCTGCCCGACGGCGGTGGCGCCCAGGACTGCGGCCGCTACGGCTCGTATGCGATGGAGCTCTTGATCAACGAACTGATGAAGCGCGGCGCCATGCGCACCAGCCTCGAAGCGAAGGTCTTCGGCGGCGGCCAGGTGATCAGCGGCATGAACACGCTCAACGTCGGCCAGCGCAACACCGAGTTCGTGATGAACTACCTGAAGACCGAGCACATCCCGGTAATCTCCAAGGACGTGCTGGAGATCTACCCGCGCAAGGTCTGCTTCTTCCCCCATAGCGGCAAGGCGATGGTCAAGCGCCTGGCGCCGACCAACCCGGACGCACTGGTGGCCCAGGACCGCGTGGCCAGCCAGCGCATCGTGCCGCCGTCCAGCGGCGCCGGCTCGATCGACCTGTTCTGA
- a CDS encoding protein-glutamate methylesterase/protein-glutamine glutaminase encodes MPKIRALVVDDSALVRSLLTEIINRQPDMECIGAASDPYVAREMIRNLNPDVITLDVEMPRMDGIDFLSKLMRLRPMPVVMVSTLTERGADVTLRALELGAVDFVAKPKIGISNGLQQLAQEITDKIRIATKAQVRKLQAAPAGGAGEARAAPAVHNLGRLSTEKIIFIGASTGGTEATREVLMNLPADAPAVVITQHMPPGFTRSYATRLDGLCKIAVKEAQDAERVLPGHAYIAPGGHHLSVERSGANYIARVLDGEPVNRHKPSVEVLFKSAARVVGPNAIGIMLTGMGADGAKAMKEMRDAGAYNYAQDEASCVVFGMPREAILAGAVQEVLPLTQIAPQLIERLRSTLGLSLNRV; translated from the coding sequence ATGCCCAAGATCCGTGCCCTGGTGGTCGATGATTCGGCCCTGGTCCGCAGCCTGCTTACCGAGATCATCAACCGCCAGCCCGACATGGAGTGCATCGGCGCGGCCAGCGACCCCTACGTCGCCCGCGAGATGATTCGCAACCTCAATCCGGACGTCATCACGCTGGATGTGGAGATGCCGCGCATGGACGGCATCGACTTCCTCTCCAAGCTGATGCGCCTGCGCCCGATGCCGGTGGTGATGGTCTCGACGCTGACCGAGCGCGGCGCCGACGTGACATTGCGCGCGCTGGAGCTGGGCGCGGTGGACTTCGTCGCCAAGCCCAAGATCGGCATCTCCAACGGCCTGCAGCAGCTGGCGCAGGAGATCACCGACAAGATCCGCATCGCCACCAAGGCGCAGGTGCGCAAGCTGCAGGCCGCCCCGGCCGGTGGCGCCGGCGAGGCGCGTGCGGCGCCCGCGGTGCACAACCTGGGCCGCCTGTCGACCGAGAAGATCATCTTCATCGGCGCCTCCACCGGCGGCACCGAAGCGACCCGCGAAGTGCTGATGAACCTGCCAGCCGACGCGCCTGCGGTGGTGATCACCCAGCACATGCCGCCCGGCTTCACCCGCAGCTATGCCACCCGCCTGGACGGCCTGTGCAAGATCGCGGTGAAGGAAGCGCAGGACGCCGAGCGCGTGCTGCCCGGTCACGCCTACATCGCCCCCGGCGGCCACCACCTCAGCGTGGAGCGCAGCGGCGCCAACTACATCGCCCGCGTGCTGGACGGCGAGCCGGTGAACCGGCACAAGCCTTCGGTGGAAGTCCTGTTCAAGTCTGCCGCCCGGGTGGTGGGCCCGAACGCCATCGGCATCATGCTGACCGGCATGGGCGCCGACGGTGCCAAGGCGATGAAGGAAATGCGTGACGCCGGCGCCTACAACTACGCCCAGGACGAAGCCAGCTGCGTCGTCTTCGGCATGCCGCGCGAGGCGATCCTGGCCGGTGCGGTGCAGGAAGTGCTGCCGCTCACGCAAATTGCGCCGCAACTGATCGAGCGGCTGCGCAGCACGCTGGGCCTCAGCCTCAACCGCGTCTGA
- a CDS encoding response regulator: MLYSPYFRSLIVSAASVSPPGLQEPQAGREPLRVLVAEDDRVQQILLCTHLEACGCQVDVAEDGHDALEIWQIHRHRLVITDCRMPRMDGYQFAKALRADPHGAHVRLIGTSADTEDAPLALAAGMEKLLQKPVSAAQVAALCAAMREP; encoded by the coding sequence GTGCTGTACTCGCCGTATTTCAGGAGTCTGATCGTGTCTGCCGCCTCTGTGTCGCCACCCGGTTTGCAAGAGCCGCAAGCCGGTCGCGAGCCTTTACGAGTGCTGGTTGCGGAGGACGATCGGGTGCAGCAGATCCTGCTGTGCACACATCTGGAGGCCTGCGGTTGCCAGGTCGACGTGGCCGAAGACGGCCACGACGCGCTGGAAATCTGGCAGATCCACCGCCACCGGCTCGTCATCACCGATTGCCGCATGCCTCGCATGGACGGCTACCAGTTCGCCAAGGCCCTGAGGGCCGATCCCCACGGCGCCCATGTGCGCCTGATCGGCACCAGCGCCGACACCGAGGACGCGCCGCTGGCGCTGGCCGCCGGCATGGAAAAGCTGCTGCAAAAGCCGGTTTCCGCGGCGCAGGTGGCTGCCCTGTGCGCCGCGATGCGGGAGCCGTGA